A stretch of DNA from Leucobacter luti:
CTCGGTGTTGTTCCTGGGGCGTCACGTTGGCTTCCCGATTGCGCTTGAGGGTGCGCTCAAGCTCAAGGAGATCGCCTATATTCATGCCGAGGGCTTCGCCGCAGGCGAGCTGAAGCATGGCCCGATCGCGCTGATCGACCACGGCCAGCCGGTGTTTGTGCTGGTGCCGAGTCCGCGTACTTCACCGCTGATGCACTCCAAGATCGTGTCGAATATCCAAGAGATCCGCGCGCGCGGCGCGAGGGTGATCGCGGTCGTCGAGAAGGGGGACACCTCGGTGCTGCCCTACGCCGACGATGTGATCCGGCTCCCGCTTGCCGACTCGTTCTTTGAGCCGCTGCTGCAGGTAGTGCCCTTGCAGTGGTTCGCGCTTGAGTTGTCGACGGTCAAGGGACTCGATGTCGACCAGCCTCGCAACCTCGCGAAGTCGGTCACGGTCGAATAGCCAGCGTCGCGGGCGAGTGCTCTCGTCCGCGCTGGTGACTGGGCATTATCCAGCAGGGCAGGGCAGCAGAGATGATCATGGGGATCGGCGTCGACACGGTCGACATTGCGCGATTTGAGCGGCAGCTCGAACGGGTCCCTGCCCTGCGTGCTCGGCTCTTCACTCCGGCAGAGCGAGAGCTCCCGGCTGCCTCGCTCGCGGCACGCTTCGCCGCGAAAGAAGCGCTGATTAAGGCGCTCGGCGGATCTGACGGTGTGAGCTGGCAGGATCTCGAAGTGCTGCGCGGCCCCGATCGCGCCCCTGGATTCGCGGAGACCGTCGGCCTCACCGCTGCGCTCGGCGCACGGGGTGCACATCGGGCGCATCTCTCGATGACGCACGATGCAGGTATCGCGACAGCGTTTGTGGTTGTCGAGCGACTCAGCGGTGCGGAGTACGCTCAAGGGACAGCGAGCAACGATGAAACGGGGCAATAAATGAGAACAGGTTCGATGCGCGTAGCCGAGATCTCAGTGCCGGCAATTCGTCACAACGTCACCAGAATTCGAGAGCTCACCGGTGGTGCTGTCATCGTCGTCGTAAAGGGTGGGGGCTACGGCCACGGTGCGGCGATTGCCGCGGCCGCTGCGTTTGACGCAGGCGCTGAGATCGTCGCAACCGCGGACCTGGAGGAAGCGCTCGCGCTGCGCGATGCCGGAATCGCGGGGGCGATCTTGTGCTGGCTTCACGGCGTGCGCGCGGACTTCGGTGACGCGGTCGCTGCGGATATCGAGCTGGGGATCAGTGACCTCGCACAGCTGGAGAAACTCGCGAGCGCGGCGCTGAGCCAGGGAAAGCGCGCCACGCTGCACCTCAAGCTCGACACGGGGCTCAGCAGAAACGGCGCCTCGCCCGATGCCTGGGACGCGCTGTTTGCGCGCACTGCTGAGCTCGAGGCCGCCGGCACCGTGCGGGTGCGTGGCGTCTTTAGTCACCTCGCGAACGCGGGCGATGAGAACGATCGGCTGCAGGCCGCTCGTTTTGATGATGCGATTGCCCGACTTGCAGCGGCAGGGGTAGACCCGGAGCTCAAGCACCTGGCCGCGAGCGCCGCGACGCTCGCCTCACCGCACCTGCACTACAACGCCGTACGTGTTGGCGTTGCGGCATTCGGGCTGAGCCCGTTTGCGGACAAGACTTCGGCGCAGCTGGGCTTGATACCCGCGATGACGTTGCGCTCAGAGATTGTGGCGTTGCGCGGAGTGCCTGCGGGTACGGGAGTGTCGTACGGCTTCAACCACGTCTGTGAAACCCCCACCACATTGGCGCTCGTTCCGGTGGGCTATGCGGATGGTATGCCGCGTGCGCTCAACGGTTCAGGTGCTTGGGTGACAGTCGCCGGTGAGCCCAGGCCGATCGTGGGCCGGATCGGGATGGACCAGTTCATCGTCGATGTCGGACCGCTTGCCGGTCGTCTGAGTCTCGGCGATCCTGTCGTGCTCTTTGGCGATCCTGAGCGAGGCTACCCGCCCGTCGAAATCTGGGCCGGACTGATGCGTACGATCAACTATGAGATCGTGGTTGGAATTGGGCCGCGCGTCCTGCGCGTCCCCGTTGACGAGGACGGCAAGTGAGCGCCAGCGACCAGCGCGTGAGTGTGCGAGAGGTCGCGGATCCAGAGGAGATGCACGAGCTCGGCATTGAGCTGGGGAACGTGCTGCGCGCGGGCGATCTGGTGATCCTCACGGGCCCGCTGGGCGCTGGCAAGACGACGCTCACCCGTGGCATTGGCGAGGGAATGCAGGTGCGAGGCCCCGTGCAGAGCCCAACGTTCGTGCTCGCGAGGACGCACCCGTCGCTCGTCAGCGGTCCGTCACTCGTGCATGTTGACGCATATCGGCTCGCTGACGCCGCGGAGCTCGACGACCTTGACCTCGACTTCGATGGTGCAGTCGTTGTCGCGGAGTGGGGCGCCGGTCTCGTGGAAACCAGAGACGCTTGGATCGAGATTGTGATCGAGCGCAGGCGCGGAGCTGACGAGGCAGAAGAAGCAGCAGAACCGGACTGGTCAGAAGCGCCGGTTGAGAGCCGGACCGTGACGATCACGATGACCGGATCGCGCTGGGCTGAGGAGACACTGTGACATCGACTGAGATCCCCGAGCTCGGGGCTCACGTGCTGCTCGCGATCGATACCGCGATCGGCACGTCAGTGGCGCTCGGCGTCGACGGGAGGGTGTTCACCGCCATGAGTGATGACCACCGCGGGCACGCCGAGGCCATCGGTGGCCTGCTCGCGGCGGTGTTCAGCGAGAGCGGCGTCTCTCCTGCGCGCGTCACGGGTGTGATTGCCGGGGTTGGCCCCGGCCCGTTCACCGGGCTCCGCGTGGGCATCGCTGCCGCGCACGCCTTCGCGCTCGGCCGCGGAGTCCCGCTGCTGCCGCTTGAGGGGCATGAGGCAGTCGCGCTCGAAGCGCTCGAATCCGGTGCAACGGCTGGTGTGCGGGTGGTGCAGGATGCGCGCCGGCGTGAGCTGTTCGTTACCGAGTACTCGGGGCTCGACTGGGCAGGCATTCCACAGCGCAGCGCTGGCCCTGGCCTGGTCACGCGCATGGCGTACGAGCCGGTGCACAACGAGCTCTGGCCGGAGCGGATCCCTGGCGCTGGTCTGGTGCGTCTCGCAGCCCGCCGGCTCGTCTCGGGCACCGAGTTTGCCGACGACCGTGCACGCTATCTACGCGCTCCTGACGTGGCGCAGCCCACAGCGCCGAAACGGGTCAGCACATGAGCGAGCAGGAGTCCCTGACCCCGCTCAAACTGCGTCCCGCGACACTCGACGATCTCGATGCGATCTGGGCGATTGAGTCTGCAGTCTTCGCATCCGACGCGTGGAGCAAAAGTCTGCTGCGAGAGGAACTGATCGCCGATCACCGCTGTTACCTCGTGCTTGAGTCTGCTCTGGGGGCCGTCGAGGGATATGGCGGCCTGCTTCTCGTCGGTTCTGAAGCTGATGTGCAAACGATCGCGGTGACGCCAGCGGTGCGGGGCACGGGGCAGGGGCGCCGGCTGATGCTCGCGCTGATTGAGGAGGCCGCGCAGCACGATGCGACTGAGATGTTTCTCGAAGTGCGTGCCGATCACCCGATCCCGCAAGCGCTGTACGCCTCGCTTGGGTTTGCGGAGATCGGGATCCGCCCCCGCTATTACCAGCCAGATGGCGTCGATGCGATCGTCATGCGGCTCGACCTCAAGGAAACTCGATGAGTAACACCGCGCCCGGTACGGGGATTGCCCCAGCAGGACGATCACACGGCACAGAGCCGCTCGTGCTCGGCATCGAAACCAGCTGTGATGAAACTGGTGTCGGAATTGTGCGCGGGCGGACCCTGCTGGCGAACGCCATAGCTTCGTCGATGGACGAGCACGCGCGCTTTGGTGGAGTGGTGCCCGAGGTGGCGGCGCGAGCGCATCTCGAAGCGATGACCCCGACGATTGAGCGCGCGCTTGCAGAAGCCGGTGTCAGGTTGGAAGAGCTGGACGCCATCGCTGTGACGAGCGGGCCCGGCCTCGCCGGCGCGCTTATGGTGGGGGTCTCGGCCGCGAAGGCCCTCGCGATTGCTCTGGACAAGCCGCTGTACGCCGTGAACCACCTGGTCGGGCACGTCGGAGCCGATCTGCTGCAGGGGGAAGGGCTGCGGCCCGCAGTCGGCCCCGTGGGTGAGTTTGAGCTGCCAACTGTCGCGCTGCTCGTTTCGGGCGGCCACACCTCGCTGCTCCTCGTGCGAGACCTGGTGAGTGACGTTGAGCTGCTCGGCGAGACAATTGACGACGCGGCAGGAGAAGCGTTCGACAAGGTCGCACGGCTACTGGGCCTGCCATACCCTGGGGGCCCGCATATCGACCGGGTCGCGGCCGAAGGCGATCCCGCGGCGATTCGGTTCCCTCGGGGGTTGTCGCTGCCAAAGGACATGGCTCGGCACCGATACGACTTTTCCTTCTCAGGACTGAAGACGTCAGTCGCTCGCTGGGTGGAGAAACACGAGGCAACGGGGGAGCCGCTGCCTATTGCCGATGTGGCCGCAAGTTTCCGCGAAGCGGTCGCCGACGTGTTGCTCACCAAAGCGCTCGCCGCGTGTCAGGACCTTGGCGTGCCGCGGCTCTTGCTCGGTGGCGGCGTGGTTGCGAATGCTCGGATCCGCGAGCTTGCCGCGCAGCGTGCGGAGGCTGCGGGTGTCACGCTGCGTGTCCCGCCGCTCGCCCTGTGCACGGACAACGGGGCAATGATTGCGTCGCTTGGCGCGCAGCTCGTGGCCGCGGGTCACGCGCCGTCGACGCTCCACTTCGGGGCGGATTCAACGCTCCCCGTGCAACAGATCCAGGTCACTTGATCGCTCTCTCCGGGGCGTCATCCACCTGAAGTTCTTGGACAGAATTCGTTTTTTCTTCGAATAGCGGACGTTTTATTCGCGTTTCGCGTCAGAACCTCCGTAGGCTTGAGTGAAATCAGCGGCAGTTTCGGTGTCGCTCCCGTCGAAACAGAGGAACTCATGTCCGAGAATTTGCCCGGTAACGATCCCAATTTGCCCCCTGTCCCGCCCCAGGCCCCGGCTGCGCCGCAGGCTCCTGCCGCGTACGGCCAGTCCCCGCAGGGCGGCTACGCTCCGGTCGCCGCACAGCCCAAGGGCCTCGCGCTCTCGGGCATGATCCTCGGCATCGTCGGACTCGTCGCTTCGGTCGCGCTGTTCTTCGTGCCCGGCTTTGGCCCACTGCTCGGCGTTGTGGGTGTGATCCTCAGCATCATTGCCCTCGTGAAGAAGCAGTCGAAGGGCATGGCAATCACCGGCCTCATCACCGGTGCGCTGGCGATTGTCATTGGCGTCATCGTCTGGATCGGCATCATGGTTGCGGCCTCTCAGATCGCGAACGACCCGGATCTGCAGCAGCAGCTTGAGCAGCAGCTGGAGCAGCTGGAGCAGGATCAGTCCAACAGCTAGCAGTGCGCGAGTGCTCGCGCGGTGACGTGCGTGCAAAGAAACAGGCGGGTCAGAGCTTTCGTTCTGGCCCGCCTGTTGCGTTGGTGCCGAAAGCACTGAGCCGCGCTTTGCTCGCGCGGTCCCCGTTCGGCTCGCTCGGCTCCCGCCGGGAACTCGAGGCCGCGGCAGGCGCGCTGCCCCGCCCGTTAGGCTCGTTCGGCAAGCAGCGCGACGTGAGCTCCTGCCACGCGTGTGAGCACCAGCGTGGCTGAGTGCGGACCGCGCAGCTTCAACCGGGTGCGGAGGGCCGCAGGATCCACATCGGCCCCGCGCTTCTTGATCTCGAGGGTGCCAATACCGCGGTCTGCGAGTGCGCGCCGCAGATCTTTCTCGCGCACAGGCAACTCGTCGATGATTCTGAACGCGGCTGCGAACGGAGTGGGAAGCAAGCGATCCGACGTGAGGTACGCGATACCATCGCTCAGCATTCCGGCTCTGAGGCGGTCCGCGAGGAGGCCGATCAGGCGGGCCCGAATCACGGCGCCGTCAGGTTCGTAGAGATACTCTCCGAGCGCTCGCTGCGGTGCGTCCGCGCTGTCCTCGCCTGCACTCAGCTCTGCGGACTCCGTGCCCCGGATCACGAGCGCTGAGCGCGTGATTCCGTGGCGAGCGAGCGCGCCAAACCAGAGCCCCGTTTCCACCACGTGTCCGTCGACCGAGACCCACTGGGCCTCGGCGGTGTCCGGGATGAGTTCCCGGTCGAGGCCGGGGCCAAGCTTGATCCCCGTGGGGAGCTGGTTCGCGAGCTCGAATGCGTAGCTCAGCGAGGGCGAATAATCGTCAGGAGACGCGATGCGACGGGTGTCGCTGTGGCCTGCGGTGCGCCGAGCGGGGTCGAGAAAGACGCCATCGGCGTCGCCGGGACCCACATACTCGGCGTCGCCGACTCGGACCGACGGAGTCGGGAGACGGTGGTGTGCGGCGGTGACGCCCAGGTTATGCTCTGCGACGCGCGCGGTGAACGGGTCGATCTCGACCGCGAGCGGTGCGATGCCCGACCCGAGCAGCGCGATCGATTCTGCGCCGATCCCGCAGCCGAGATCCGCGACCGTGGTGCAGCCGGCCGCGCGATAGCGCGCGGCATGGCGCAGGGCAACGATTCCGCGCGTTGCTTGCTCAAGCCCGGAAGGGGTAAATAGCAGCGACATCGCGAGGTCGCCGAACTTTGGCCGCGCTTTGAGGCGCAGCATCGCCTGTGTCAGAACCGCTGCCGTGTGTTCTGGGCTCAGCCCGGTGCGGCGCAGGAGCGTGTTCAGTTGAGTCGGATCTGCTCCGCCTGCAAGCTCACCCGCGGTGCGATTGAGCGCGTCGAGGCCGGCTGTCTCAAACAGGAAATCCCACCCGGGGGGAGTGGTGTGCTCCGGAGCGGGTGCTGCGCTACCCCGCGCAGTGGGCGCGGTGGAAGACGCTCGGTGCGTACGGTGGTTCACTAGCTACGCAACCGCGGAGCTTGCGGCGGCGACGACTCCGACCCAGATGATGAACGCGATGAAGAGCACCCAGAACGCGATCTGGATATAGCCGAGCACGAGCGCCGCAATTGCGAGCCCGCGACCGCCCTCGCCTGTGCGTCTGATCTGATTCAGACTGATGTGACCGAGCACCACCGGAACAACAAATGGCGCGAGGAATGCTGCGATCAACGCGAGGATCGAAAGCGTGTTGGTTTGCGGCGCCTGCACGGGTACCGCGTACGGCACGTAGTAGGGCGCGCCGTTTTGGTACGTACCCTGCTGGTACGCGCCATTGGGCGGTGCGTACTGCGGAGGCTGCGCTGATTCAGCCTCCCCGTACGGTCGATCCTGGCTCACGGCTGCCCCGGCTCTAGTAGTTGTAGCCGAAGCTCGACGCGGAATCCGCAATCGAACCAATCATCAGCATGATGAAGCCGACGTAGAGCACCATGAAGACCGCAATGAACGCGAACCACGCGTAGCTGATAATCAGGCCGGTGAGCGCGATCCCGCGCCCGGAATCACCGGTGCGCTTGATCTGGCTCAGACCCATGTGACCGAAAACGATGCCGGCGACCGGGGCAATGAAGGCCAGGATGATCGACAAGAATGCGAAGGTGTTGGTCTTATCAAGCGTCGTACCCTGCGGCACTGACGCCGCGGTCTGGCCCGCGCTGTATGCGGGCTGCGCATATGCGGGAGCGGGCTGCCGCTGCTGCTGAGGTGCCTGCTGTGCGAACGGCTGCTGCGCAGGGGCTTGCTGAGGCTGACCCGGGAACGGGGGCAGCGGGACTGTTGGCTGTGCCGTTTCCGATGCTGGCGAGCCTGCCGGGACGTAGCCGGGCTGCTGAGGCACGTTCGCGCCGGGTTCGGGGTGCTGTGGCGTCGACATGTGATCTCCTTGGGGCCGTTCGAAGCGTGGGATACCGCCCGCGGTCCCATCGCCGTGTTGTGGTGCCAGTCTATCGTCGCGGCCTGACACTCACATGGACTCGCGCCGTGAATCGATCGATTCTGCACGCTCCCCTCAAATCCTCCACGTTCGCTTCGAGCGATCGGTGCGATTGGCACTCCCCTTGCACGAGTGCCAACGAGAGTCCTAGACTCTGCTGTAGACGCGCTCGCATCGGGCGGGCGCGAGAACGTTCGCACACTGGAAAGAGGTCAACTGTGTCGGTTGCCATCAAGCCGCTCGAGGATCGCATCGTTATCAAGCAGGTCGAGGCCGAGCAGACCACTGCGTCCGGTCTTGTCATCCCTGACAGCGCCAAGGAGAAGCCCCAGGAGGGCGAGGTCGTCGCCGTAGGCCCCGGCCGCGTTTCCGATAGCGGAACCCGCATCCCGCTCGATGTCGCTGTCGGCGACATCGTCATCTACTCGAAGTTCGGCGGCACCGAGGTCAAGGTCGGCGGAGACGATTACCTCGTGCTCTCTGCCCGCGACATCCTCGCGGTCGTCACGCGCTAATCACACGTGTGCAACGGGCTCCCCAGTCTTCGGACTGGGGAGCCCGTTCACGTTTGTGGAGTGGGCAGTGCGAGGTCCCGAGCGGGAGTAGACTGAATCGGTGAAGCAGACTCGCGCAGGATTGGGATACGGACTCGGCGCTTACCTGCTCTGGGGCACATTCCCGTTCTATTTCGGCTTGATCGCCATGGTGAACCCGCTCGAAGTCGTGCCGTGGCGAGTTGGCGCGACACTCGTGTTCTGCGCCATTCTCGCGACACTCACCCGGCGCTGGGGGCAGGTCGTTCAGATCCTGCGCACACCGAAACTCCTCGGGTGGTTCGCGCTCTCCGCGGTGCTGCTCTACGCCAACTGGCAGATTTTCGTGATCGGGGTGATGAGCGGACATGTCATCGAGACATCTCTCGGCTATTTCATCAATCCACTCTTCACGATCCTGATCGGGGTTGCGGTACGTGGTGAGCGGCTCACGCGCCTGCAGTGGATCGCGGTCGCCATCGCGACAGTCGGCGTTGTTATCGCCGCGGTCGCCTATGGCTCCTTCCCGTGGATCGCGCTTGGCCTTGCCTTCACATTCGGGCTCTACGGTGCCGTGCATAAGCACGCGGGCGAATCAGTTGATGGGATCACCGGTCTCACGATCGAAACCCTCACCACAGCTCCGATCGCGGTGGCGCAGATGGCACTCGTTGCGAGTTTCGCGGGACTCACCGCGTTCACGCACGGGCCGGGGATTATGGCACTCGTGCTCTTCAGCGGAGTCATGACCGGGATTCCGCTCATCCTCTTCGGTGAGTCCGCGCGGCGGCTCCCACTCTCGTACCTCGGCTTCCTACAATTTCTCACCCCGATTCTCGGTTTCCTCTACGGCTACTTCGTGATGCACGAGGACGTTTCGACGGGGCGCTGGATCGGGTTTGTCGCGGTGTGGATTGCACTGGTGATCCTCATCACCGACATGGTGTTGCAGCTGCGCCGTTCGCCCGGGGCGCAGCTCGCAACCGGCCCAATTCCCTTAGACTGATGAGGATACGGTGGCCGTATCCCTGGCCGCTTCGTACCCACCGGTCTCCAACCACAACACAGATGAGGTCCCATGGAACAGCGTGATCCCTTCGCATTCACCGGCTTGACCTACGATGATGTGCTGCTGCTGCCCGCGCACACTGACGTCATCCCGAGCGAGGCGGAAACCTCGACGCTGCTGACGCGCCGGATCTCACTGCAGATCCCGCTTGTTTCGGCCGCTATGGACACGGTCACTGAGACACGTATGGCAGTTGCTATGGCCCGCAACGGTGGTCTGGGCATTTTGCATCGCAACCTGTCGATCCAGGATCAGGCCGAAATGGTCGATCGGGTGAAGCGCAGCGAGGCTGGAATGATCACGAATCCCGTGACCACGACTCTGGATGCCACAGTCGCTGAAGTTGACGCACTGTGCGGCGAATATCGCGTATCCGGGCTGCCGGTCGTCGATCCGAACGGTGTGCTCCTCGGTATCATCACGAACCGTGACATGCGGTTCATCGAGATCAAGGATCGCGCAAACGTGCGCGTCTCCGACGCGATGACGAAGATGCCGCTGATTACGGGCCCCGTCGGGATTTCGCGTGAAGACGCCGCGGCGATTTTCCGCAAGCACAAGATCGAAAAGCTGCCGCTTGTCGACGGCGAAGGCCGACTGACCGGTCTGATCACGGTGAAAGATTTCGACAAAGAAGAGCAGTACCCCTTCTCGACAAAAGATGACGCCGGCCGTTTGCGTGTTGGCGCAGCCGTCGGGTTCTTCGGTGATGCATGGAAGCGTGCGGGCCAGCTGGTCGATGCCGGAGTCGACGTCCTCGTCGTTGACACTGCGAACGGCGACAGCCGCGGTGTGCTCGACATCATTGCGAAGATCAAGGCAGACCCCGCATTTGCGGGTGTCGACGTGATCGGCGGCAACGTTGCGACGTATGCCGGTGCACAGGCGCTTGTTGAAGCGGGGGCAGACGCGATCAAGGTCGGTGTCGGCCCCGGGTCGATCTGCACGACTCGCGTTATCGCTGGAGTCGGCGTGCCGCAGGTGACCGCGGTCTACGAGGCAGCGAAGGCAGCAACTCCCGCTGGCGTTCCCGTGATCGCAGACGGCGGGCTGCAGTACTCCGGCGACATTGCCAAGGCCCTCGTCGCCGGCGCATCCTCCGTAATGATGGGTTCGCTGCTCGCCGGCACAGATGAGAGCCCAGGGGATCTCGTCTTCGTTGGCGGCAAGCAGTACAAGAACTATCGCGGCATGGGCTCACTCGGTGCGCTTCAGACGCGTGGTGAGCGCACCTCCTACTCGAAGGATCGCTACTTCCAGGCCGACGTGCCGAGTGACGAGAAGCTGATCCCCGAGGGCATCGAAGGACAGGTGCCCTACCGTGGACCGGTCGGTTCGGTCGCACACCAGATGATCGGCGGACTGCGCCAGTCGATGTTCTACGTCGGCGCACGCACGATCCCCGAGCTGAAGGAGCGCGGGAACTTCGTGCGCATCACCGCGGCGGGTCTCAAAGAATCACACCCCCACGATGTGCAGATGGTGGTTGAGGCACCGAACTACAAGCGATAGATCTCGTTCACGCACGACTGAGCCCCGCCCCGATCACAGATCGGGGCGGGGCTCAGTGCGATGTGAGCTGAACGCCGCAGGCAGCGGCTTCCGGGGTTCACGCCGGGGCTGCCATCGGCGTCCCGTGCGCCCCTCGGGAGGCGCCCAGCAGAACGCCCGATAGACTACTGAGGTGAGCAACGAGATCGAGATCGGCCGCGGCAAGCGCGCACGTCGTGTGTACACCTTCGACGAGATCGGAGTGGTCCCCACCAGGCGCACCCGAGACCCTGAGCTGGTCTCGACGTCTTGGTCGATTGATGCCTTCCACTTCGATATCCCGGTGCTCGGTGCCCCGATGGACTCGGTGATGTCACCGGATTCGGCTATCGCGCTCGGAAAGCTCGGAGGCCTCGGAGTCCTGAACCTCGAGGGGCTGTGGACCCGCCACGACGATCCCGAAACGCTTCTTGCCGAACTCGCGCAGATCACTGACGAGGCTGCAGCGCTGCAGCGGATGCGTGAGCTCTATGCCGCGCCGATCCGCCCTGAGCTGATTCGGGATCGAATCGGCCAGATTCGCGATGCGGGTGTCACCGTCGCGGGTGCGCTCTCACCGCACCGCACTGCGGAGTTCACCGAGACCGTGGTCAAGGCTGGCGTCGATATGTTTGTGATCCGCGGCAACACCGTGTCGGCTGA
This window harbors:
- the rimI gene encoding ribosomal protein S18-alanine N-acetyltransferase encodes the protein MSEQESLTPLKLRPATLDDLDAIWAIESAVFASDAWSKSLLREELIADHRCYLVLESALGAVEGYGGLLLVGSEADVQTIAVTPAVRGTGQGRRLMLALIEEAAQHDATEMFLEVRADHPIPQALYASLGFAEIGIRPRYYQPDGVDAIVMRLDLKETR
- a CDS encoding holo-ACP synthase → MIMGIGVDTVDIARFERQLERVPALRARLFTPAERELPAASLAARFAAKEALIKALGGSDGVSWQDLEVLRGPDRAPGFAETVGLTAALGARGAHRAHLSMTHDAGIATAFVVVERLSGAEYAQGTASNDETGQ
- a CDS encoding DUF4190 domain-containing protein, encoding MSTPQHPEPGANVPQQPGYVPAGSPASETAQPTVPLPPFPGQPQQAPAQQPFAQQAPQQQRQPAPAYAQPAYSAGQTAASVPQGTTLDKTNTFAFLSIILAFIAPVAGIVFGHMGLSQIKRTGDSGRGIALTGLIISYAWFAFIAVFMVLYVGFIMLMIGSIADSASSFGYNY
- a CDS encoding class I SAM-dependent methyltransferase — protein: MNHRTHRASSTAPTARGSAAPAPEHTTPPGWDFLFETAGLDALNRTAGELAGGADPTQLNTLLRRTGLSPEHTAAVLTQAMLRLKARPKFGDLAMSLLFTPSGLEQATRGIVALRHAARYRAAGCTTVADLGCGIGAESIALLGSGIAPLAVEIDPFTARVAEHNLGVTAAHHRLPTPSVRVGDAEYVGPGDADGVFLDPARRTAGHSDTRRIASPDDYSPSLSYAFELANQLPTGIKLGPGLDRELIPDTAEAQWVSVDGHVVETGLWFGALARHGITRSALVIRGTESAELSAGEDSADAPQRALGEYLYEPDGAVIRARLIGLLADRLRAGMLSDGIAYLTSDRLLPTPFAAAFRIIDELPVREKDLRRALADRGIGTLEIKKRGADVDPAALRTRLKLRGPHSATLVLTRVAGAHVALLAERA
- a CDS encoding DUF4190 domain-containing protein, which encodes MSQDRPYGEAESAQPPQYAPPNGAYQQGTYQNGAPYYVPYAVPVQAPQTNTLSILALIAAFLAPFVVPVVLGHISLNQIRRTGEGGRGLAIAALVLGYIQIAFWVLFIAFIIWVGVVAAASSAVA
- the groES gene encoding co-chaperone GroES, which encodes MSVAIKPLEDRIVIKQVEAEQTTASGLVIPDSAKEKPQEGEVVAVGPGRVSDSGTRIPLDVAVGDIVIYSKFGGTEVKVGGDDYLVLSARDILAVVTR
- the tsaE gene encoding tRNA (adenosine(37)-N6)-threonylcarbamoyltransferase complex ATPase subunit type 1 TsaE — its product is MSASDQRVSVREVADPEEMHELGIELGNVLRAGDLVILTGPLGAGKTTLTRGIGEGMQVRGPVQSPTFVLARTHPSLVSGPSLVHVDAYRLADAAELDDLDLDFDGAVVVAEWGAGLVETRDAWIEIVIERRRGADEAEEAAEPDWSEAPVESRTVTITMTGSRWAEETL
- the alr gene encoding alanine racemase — encoded protein: MRTGSMRVAEISVPAIRHNVTRIRELTGGAVIVVVKGGGYGHGAAIAAAAAFDAGAEIVATADLEEALALRDAGIAGAILCWLHGVRADFGDAVAADIELGISDLAQLEKLASAALSQGKRATLHLKLDTGLSRNGASPDAWDALFARTAELEAAGTVRVRGVFSHLANAGDENDRLQAARFDDAIARLAAAGVDPELKHLAASAATLASPHLHYNAVRVGVAAFGLSPFADKTSAQLGLIPAMTLRSEIVALRGVPAGTGVSYGFNHVCETPTTLALVPVGYADGMPRALNGSGAWVTVAGEPRPIVGRIGMDQFIVDVGPLAGRLSLGDPVVLFGDPERGYPPVEIWAGLMRTINYEIVVGIGPRVLRVPVDEDGK
- the tsaD gene encoding tRNA (adenosine(37)-N6)-threonylcarbamoyltransferase complex transferase subunit TsaD, whose product is MSNTAPGTGIAPAGRSHGTEPLVLGIETSCDETGVGIVRGRTLLANAIASSMDEHARFGGVVPEVAARAHLEAMTPTIERALAEAGVRLEELDAIAVTSGPGLAGALMVGVSAAKALAIALDKPLYAVNHLVGHVGADLLQGEGLRPAVGPVGEFELPTVALLVSGGHTSLLLVRDLVSDVELLGETIDDAAGEAFDKVARLLGLPYPGGPHIDRVAAEGDPAAIRFPRGLSLPKDMARHRYDFSFSGLKTSVARWVEKHEATGEPLPIADVAASFREAVADVLLTKALAACQDLGVPRLLLGGGVVANARIRELAAQRAEAAGVTLRVPPLALCTDNGAMIASLGAQLVAAGHAPSTLHFGADSTLPVQQIQVT
- the rarD gene encoding EamA family transporter RarD; this translates as MKQTRAGLGYGLGAYLLWGTFPFYFGLIAMVNPLEVVPWRVGATLVFCAILATLTRRWGQVVQILRTPKLLGWFALSAVLLYANWQIFVIGVMSGHVIETSLGYFINPLFTILIGVAVRGERLTRLQWIAVAIATVGVVIAAVAYGSFPWIALGLAFTFGLYGAVHKHAGESVDGITGLTIETLTTAPIAVAQMALVASFAGLTAFTHGPGIMALVLFSGVMTGIPLILFGESARRLPLSYLGFLQFLTPILGFLYGYFVMHEDVSTGRWIGFVAVWIALVILITDMVLQLRRSPGAQLATGPIPLD
- the guaB gene encoding IMP dehydrogenase, with the translated sequence MEQRDPFAFTGLTYDDVLLLPAHTDVIPSEAETSTLLTRRISLQIPLVSAAMDTVTETRMAVAMARNGGLGILHRNLSIQDQAEMVDRVKRSEAGMITNPVTTTLDATVAEVDALCGEYRVSGLPVVDPNGVLLGIITNRDMRFIEIKDRANVRVSDAMTKMPLITGPVGISREDAAAIFRKHKIEKLPLVDGEGRLTGLITVKDFDKEEQYPFSTKDDAGRLRVGAAVGFFGDAWKRAGQLVDAGVDVLVVDTANGDSRGVLDIIAKIKADPAFAGVDVIGGNVATYAGAQALVEAGADAIKVGVGPGSICTTRVIAGVGVPQVTAVYEAAKAATPAGVPVIADGGLQYSGDIAKALVAGASSVMMGSLLAGTDESPGDLVFVGGKQYKNYRGMGSLGALQTRGERTSYSKDRYFQADVPSDEKLIPEGIEGQVPYRGPVGSVAHQMIGGLRQSMFYVGARTIPELKERGNFVRITAAGLKESHPHDVQMVVEAPNYKR
- the tsaB gene encoding tRNA (adenosine(37)-N6)-threonylcarbamoyltransferase complex dimerization subunit type 1 TsaB, which encodes MTSTEIPELGAHVLLAIDTAIGTSVALGVDGRVFTAMSDDHRGHAEAIGGLLAAVFSESGVSPARVTGVIAGVGPGPFTGLRVGIAAAHAFALGRGVPLLPLEGHEAVALEALESGATAGVRVVQDARRRELFVTEYSGLDWAGIPQRSAGPGLVTRMAYEPVHNELWPERIPGAGLVRLAARRLVSGTEFADDRARYLRAPDVAQPTAPKRVST